One Mus pahari chromosome 10, PAHARI_EIJ_v1.1, whole genome shotgun sequence genomic window, gccttcatttcttttccttccgcTATGATGGTGACTGACATTAACCTATGCCATGGGAGAACCCTTGGTCCTGGGATCCTTGGGACGATGCTCTAGTCCCACTCTTTGCCTGCCCATCTTGCCCAACTTAGTAGCCCCATTGTAGCTGTAAAAGAAGATCTGTGGCCACAAGCCCTCAGCCCTGGTAGAGTGCGGAGTCCAGCTCTGAACACTAACAAAGGACGAGGGGACACTCATAGATCTCTGGACTCTGAGACCTGTAACCCTGGGCAAAGAGCTAGCCTCCTGCTGTCTGGCAGGTGGCCCCTCCACCCCCAGTGTAACTCAGCTTCTAAAAGAAGTGGGAACTTATTTGTAGTCACAGGCTAACGAGGCCTGAGGGATGTGTTATATTTCAAAGGTCACAGTGCTCCTTCACTCTAACATTTCTAAATGGACTTTTACATCTGCTCTTGTTAACTTTCTAAGATACGGAGCCTTCATGATACAGACTCTGAGACCTCGGAGAACTCAAGGCCTGGAAGAATCAGAAAACCCTGAGTATTGTGAGTAGTCAAGAGAGTCCAGCAGGGTCCACAGGACCTTACCTTTGGCAGCCAGTGCCTCGCAGGACCTGCAGGAGCAAGTGCCTGGGAAATTGTTTCCATGCCAACGCTTGCTTCTAATTTAGAATACGCTCAAATTTGGcttagggacttttttttttttttttaagacagggtctaatggatccaggctgaccttgaactaactctgcagccaaggatgacctcgaacttctCATCTTTTTGTGTCCACCTCTTGAGTTGAGCTGATATTAAGATGTGCATCACCAGGtggtagcactcaggagacagaggcaggcacatctctgagttcaaggctagcctggactacaaagagagttccTGAACAGTCAAGGCTacgtagagaaaccctgccttgaaaaccaaaccaaaccaaaccaaaccaaaccaaaacaggcATGATCACACTAGGTATATGCCATGCTACAGATCAAAGCTGGGCTTGCGGGGCTGATGTTCTACCAACAGAACTATAATCCCAACCTTCAAGctgtgctttaaaaatatatacttattgcATGTATTTtgatgaacaacaaaaaaataaataaataagaattgagGTTGGGGGGAGGTCGGGTTCTACTTGCATTTGTGAGacgtctcctgcctctgcctcctagagtACTGGGATGACGGACATGCCATCACCTCTGGCTGACAGTTACTAAAAGGCTGGCACACTTGGATAACTCACAGGCTCTGGGGCCAGTGATCTCTGAAGTTTACACATCAGTTTTACCATTTTATAGTTATGTAACTCTGGACAATTACCGAGCTTCAGTTTATGGACTGCACACCACCCACGCCCACACTGTGGACAAACGCTAAAGAGGAAGAGTGGAATTCACCTTTATAAATAACTTAGCCATGTGCCAGAGACAAATTCAATGCTTAGTAGTAAATGTTCATTAACCAGCCCCCTTTCCTCTTATATTCTACTtttatacaaacatataaaaattacataaaacaatGTGAAGAGACAAGGATGAGTGTTTATATTATATCCTGCCTTTGATGCAAATTACTGTACAGTTCAATGGGCCTGCCATGACCTTCCCTTGGCGGCCCTTCCTGAGAGTCTCCACTACTTTGATATGGGATATCATTGCACCGTGGGAACAGGCTGCGAAGGTATCTCGTAAAGGCCTTCCTGTCAAGGAGCAAATAGAGGAGCGGGTTGACGCAGCAGTGGGTGGTCGCTATGAGCTGTGTGATCTGAACACTTGCGTCCAGGCGGTAGCTGCTCTTCTCATCCTGCAGGGACAAGTGTTCCTGGAAAGCAGACAGGAAAAGCACGATATTGTAAGGCGCCCACATCAAAAGGAACAAGCCCGTTATGACAAGAGCGGGCTTGCGGAGGTCATACTGCCTCTCCCTGAAGTTCTGCCtcttcctcagttgcctgtagcAGATTATAAAAACCAGCAGAGGAAAAGCAAGTACCAAGATGATCATTTTTGACGTCAGAACGTACTTCCAGAGTGGCGCTTCGATTGGCAAGAAGTGAGGTTTGCCAAAGGcacatttgtgtttctgtctttccatctGAGGTTCATAAAACACAGACTCGGGCAAAGAGAGTGCAGTAGCCATGACCCATGCCAGGACGCACACAACAATACCACCGGACACTGTCGTGAAGATGGAGGCCAGTCGCCCTTGGGAAAACACCTTGTATCCTTGCACAAGGAGGAGGATGTTGGAAAACACCTCGCTGTATAAGCCCGAGGAGTGGAGTCCGACAAGAACTTTACAGGTCCCGTTGCCAGGGCTTTCCCCGTGTGCAGCAGTATGGGCCCAGAACGGCAGGGGAAGCAGGAAACACAGGTTTGAAAGTGCCAGGTTTAGAAAGTAGATGTTCCCCAGattcttgagtcctttgtatTTCACCAAAATAAACACCGCCAATATGTTGTCCAAGAGACCCACCGCAAACACGGTGCAGCAGAACCACAGCACCTGCTGAGCAGAGAAGAACTCAGGGGCCAGAACTTGGTCTGGCCCACTGTTGTCCAGGTCGTCCTCTAAGATGAAGACATCATATTCATCGTCCGGGGCCACTGTGTAGATATCCATCGGAGGCTGCCCTGTGGGGAAACCAGAGGTTATGATTCTCCTCCATACTACAGCCAAAGACTGAAAGTAAATATGCCCCCACTCCCCCAGAGGGGTGGCCGTACTCAATCTCCTCGTTAAGCACCCAGGGACCACACTGCTGATGTGACAGAAGCTGCCTGGCACAGAAAGAGTCAGGGACATTAAAGCCACTTAAGTTCATTTGTTGAAACGAGACTCTAAACGGGAGAGAGATTGGATCTAAGAAAACAAAGAGTTAAAAACAACCAGAGACTGGGTTAAGCTCTGAAGTTGGTGCCCGCCTACTTcccagatatttaaaaaaaacggTTTCTTACCTTGCTCACCGGCCAAAACAGCCTCGTTTGAGGCAGGCTGCTTGATAGTTTTCTCTCAAGGGATATAAACAGATGTTTGCAAAAGTGAAACTGCACTGGTCAAGCACGAGGACAAGCTGGCGAGATAAAGATAACCATTTGACTGAGTTCCCAAGGGTGGGGAAGGGTGCAGCCCCATGATCTACCATCCAGGGGGCTGTGGGAACAGTGGGGTCAGGGAAACAACATTTCCTCTGAACAGACTGGTCTTGACCCCGAGGAGCCAGAGAAGGCACTGTTTATTCCTCTGAGGCTCTCGCCTCCAGACACAGCTTTCAAGGGCCAGCTGGAATCAAGTTCTGAAAGCCTCTCTCAGGAGCTCCTGTCAGCCGCAGAGAAACTGAGAGGTTGTTTGCGTCTCTCCCTCTCCCGGGATCCCATGTTTGATTTCTCTGTACCTCTCAGCCAGCTTGTCCTCCAGGCTGCCTCGGATAAGGACACTAACTCACGCCTGCTTCCAGTGATAATCAGAGTGTGATGTCAGAAGCCGAGACGCACCGCCCCACCCCCCGGCTTCTGACATAAGTTCCTTGAGCAGATAACAGCTTCCAGAGCACAAAAGTGTCCATACTCACCAGAGAACATGGAAGCGAGTGGTATCAGGAGGGAAGGAGGTTGGGGACAGAGCTGGACAGAAGAGGAGCGTTGCTGAACGCCAAGTCTGGTGTGGGCATTCCTACGTCGGAAAGCAAAGAGTGTTGCAAGCAGCTGGAAGGAAGCAGTTGATGCTGGGACACTTGATGTAGCTGACCCCGCTCAGGGGGAAGTCCCGGGGGAAAGTCCTGTGTGAGGATGTGTGGGATATGGTCAGGTGGACTGTGAGGAAGGGAGACTTGGCTTCCGATGGAGAATGGGGATGAAGAAAGGAATTGGACAGTTGCCTGATCTTGGAGTGGTAGGGAGGGGGCGGGAGGAGAAAGATGCTGTTTAAAGATGGGTATTCCAAGAAGAAGAACAACTTCAAAgagctgggagtggggtgggaggggggagtgtGTGTGAACTGCCCTCAGGCCCACAACTCTGTCTGACCTAATCTGGGGACTAGGCGATGTCTCTGATTTAGGCACATCCTTTGCATCATCTGCACGTGATTCGGAAAGTGTacctataaaaacagaaataggtaATGAGGAGACCGATaagaaaacatagaaagaaaagagcccagaTAAACATGAGTGAGCATTAAGCCCCGAGCATCCCGGGAGCTAGGACAGAAAACGAAACTCACGCTGGAGAAGGGAGAACCCAGGATGGAGGAACTTCCGAATGAGGTCTCTCCTCCCCAGCAGGGGGCATCTATGAATGAGTGGGAATCTCCAGGCCCCAGGATGACCTGTCTACCCATGGACAGGGCTACAGTCCAGGGTCCCTGAGCTGTCACCTTCCTGAGATCTCGCCCTTCTGCAGCTAGATGTCCTGGAGCCACACCGTGACACCTGGCCTGTGAGTAAGCAAAGTGGCTCATAGTTCAGTCCTAGACAGGAGGCAGACTCACAAGCATTCACAGTGCTCATTAGATGCgtagggggtgggtgggagtagGTACCTCAGTTGCTTTCTGTGCTCTGTGTTACCCCATGATGGTAAACTGAAATCTCTCGAGGAAAAGGACAGGTCTGTAAATTCAAGATCACTCCAACTTCTCTCTCAGTGGCCCTCACTTCCAGTATTGCTTGATTTCGGTCTGATTCCCAGCTTCTGCCTGTCCACATTCAGgccataggattttttttccaaattagcATACAAAAGAAAGTGTTTCATTATGgcatattcatgcatgtgtgccactattctttgttcttattcatccccaaccCCATTACTCTGCCTATTTCCCTGTCCCTTCTTGTTGGTCGTCTTTCTACCCTGTGACTGTTTctccttctactttcatgtcacatgtattcCATCAtaacttctttctcttgtttcttgcCTAagatcccttcctccccatcATGGACTCCTTTCTCATCTTATCAgtctcagtctttctctctctctctctctctctctctctctctctctctctctctctctctctctctctctctctctctctctctctctctctctctccccctctctccctctctctccccctctctctctttcagacacacacatacacactcagacacatgcacacatgtgtatacatgtgcacacatatgcatgcacatacatgtgcactcacatgtacatacacatgtgtgcatacacaggcaCAGTTACACATTTAGGTCTAGATTCCacctaaaagagaaaatatgcaatGTGTATCCTTCTGGGTTtggcttattttactttacatcatgattttcagtttcagtttccTTCAAATGTAAtagttttgattttcctttacTGCTGAAAGTACCTCTGAGGTCTGACATCATAGAGTTACTTGAGTACATAGGAGTGGTGCAGCTGGGTTTCATGGGagttctgtttttagttttgttgttgtttgtctgtttttgaggaACTTCCACTCTGatgttcatttctattttttaactttttgccACTATTGGGGATTGAGCCTAGAACCACATGCACACTGGTCAAGTGATCTGT contains:
- the Ccrl2 gene encoding C-C chemokine receptor-like 2 translates to MDIYTVAPDDEYDVFILEDDLDNSGPDQVLAPEFFSAQQVLWFCCTVFAVGLLDNILAVFILVKYKGLKNLGNIYFLNLALSNLCFLLPLPFWAHTAAHGESPGNGTCKVLVGLHSSGLYSEVFSNILLLVQGYKVFSQGRLASIFTTVSGGIVVCVLAWVMATALSLPESVFYEPQMERQKHKCAFGKPHFLPIEAPLWKYVLTSKMIILVLAFPLLVFIICYRQLRKRQNFRERQYDLRKPALVITGLFLLMWAPYNIVLFLSAFQEHLSLQDEKSSYRLDASVQITQLIATTHCCVNPLLYLLLDRKAFTRYLRSLFPRCNDIPYQSSGDSQEGPPREGHGRPIELYSNLHQRQDII